CGGGCGGTGCGGGACGTGCGCGGCGGGAGAGGTCGATCTCGACGCCGAAGGGCAGTTCATCCTGGATGTCAGGGACATACGCAACCGGACCGCCGCCGGGGCGATCCCCGGGTCCTATCACGTCTATGCGGGTGAGATCGAAGGTGGCCTCGCCGCCATCCCGAAGGACCGGCACGTCCTGGTCTACTGCGATGCCGGGTTCAAGGGCAGCCTTGCCGCCTCGGCGCTCCTGAGAAACGGCTATGAGCGGGTGACCAACATCCTCGGTGGGATGGCCGCCTGGAAAAAGGCCGGGCTCCCGGTGGAATGGACCGGGGCGTGAGGGGCGGCAGGCCCTCCGGGCCGGGGTTGCATCCCCGGACCTCCACATGCGATTGCCCCAGGACATGAGGGAGCGGGAGGGCAGAGCCTCTCTCGATGAAAAATAATGGATCGACGAGCCGGTGCGGTCTGTCCGTCCCTGCCCCAATCGCAGGTCTATGGGGCGGCCGGCCCCCCGGCAGAGGCAGAACCTGATTCCCGTAGCCTCACACAACGCCCACCTCGCGCCTGGGGTTGCCCCGGACATGCGGGATCGGTCGGGCCGGAGAGGCGATCATCCCCCAATCGCACCGGCGGATGGATCAATCAATGTTCGTTCAGAAACACTTCACCCCATCAGGAGTGAAGGGCCAGAAAAAATAAGGAGAGCAGGGGAAGCCGCAACCCGGCGTCACGACGGCAGCATCACGGCATCGATGACGTGAATGACGCCGTTGCTGCATTCGATGTCGGCGGTCGTGACGTTCGCACCGCCCACTTTCACCCCCCCGTCTGTCGTGATGGCGAGATCAGACCCCTCGAGGCTCGTGAGGCTGCTCATGCCCACGATCTCCGTGGACAGGTATTTCCCTGCGACCACATGGTAGGTGAGCACGCGGCTCAACTCGGTCGTGTTCGCAAGAAGGCCGTCGAGCGCTCCCGCGGGAAGCGCTTCAAACGCCGCATCGGTCGGTGCAAACACCGTGAACGGACCGTCGCCCTTCATTGTTTCGGTCAGTTTTGCCGCATCGAGGGCGGTGAGCAGGGTCGTAAATGCCCCGGCCTCGGTCGCCGTTTCGACGATGTCCTTCTCCGCCGGGGGCGCAGTCGTCTGTTCGGTCGTCGGTTCGGCAGTCGGTTCGGTGGTCGCCACCGTCGTCGGGGGTGTCGTGGTCTCGCCGGTACACCCGCATATCAGGATAGCCGCGACAACAAGCGCAGCCATAACAATCGTTACTATTTTTTTCATACTCATCCCCCCCAGGGACAGTGCATATCTGGAGTTAATGATATTATATTATTTTCTGAATAATTTTCCCTCGCTCAATATTTTCTCCAGATCTTCAGGAGAGGTCACCGGCTGCTCGCAGGCTTTTTCTCTGCAGAGATATGCCGTCGCCTTCCCGCCCTGCGCGGACATGAGCGCGGTGTGCGGGGCCACCTCTGCAAGAATATCGGCGCTCCTCCGATCTTTCAGGAGGACGGTGAGGGTGGGGCGGTAGGATGAGGCGACCAGGGCGAGCATCTTTCGGGTCGCCGGGTCGTCGCCTTCGCCCGCGATCACGAGTTCGTCTGATCTCGTCGAGGCAGCAAGGAGCGCCGCCATGTACCAGGCATGGGCAGAGGGGTTTCTTTCGGCATCCCCTGCAAACGCATCGAAACCGGAGGCAGCGGCGTCCCGGTAACGGCTCAATCCGGTCAGGCAAAAGAGCGTGACCAGGGCACAGAGGGCCATGGAATTCCCCGAGGGGAGTGCGCCGTCGTAGATCTCCTTCTGCCTGAGGATCAGCGGCTCGCCGTCAGCAGGGACCGTATAAAACCCCCCTCCGGAGGGGTCCCCGAACCGCTCGATCATCGCGTCGGCAAGGCGGCAGGCCTCCCGGAGGATCTCGGGGTCGAACGACGCCTCATAGACCTCTGCAAGCGCCCAGATGAGGTACGCATAGTCGGCGAGCATCCCGGGAACCGCCGCCTCCCCGTCCATATACCGGTGGAGAAGGCGCCCGTCTGGCCCGCGCAGGAGCCCGAGGAGAACGTCTGCCGCCCCCTGTGCTGCCGCCACGTACCCCGTCCTGCCGGAGAACCGGCCGGCACGGGCAAGCGCCGCGACCATCAGGGCGTTCCAGTCGAGAAGGACCTTCTCGTCCCGGTGCGGCCGTACCCTCCTGCTCCGGGTCGAGAGGAGTTTTTCCCGCACCGCCTCAAGCCTGCGCCTGATCTCGTCCTCGGGGATGCCGGTGGCGCGGGAGAGGGCCTGCGGCGATACGGCCCGGTGGGGGATATCCCCTGATCCCTCCCCGATCCCGTATGCCTCGATGAAGAGAGCCGCATCGTCGCCGCTGGCGGCAGAGCGCACCTCCTCTGCGGTCCAGAGATAGAACTTCCCCTCGACCCCCTCGCTGTCCGCATCCTCCGCGGTGTAAAACACCCCTTCAGGAGAGGCGAGGTCCCTCTGGACATAGGTGAAGATCTCGTCGGCGGCGCTCAGGTAGAAGGCGTCGCCGGTCGCCATATGCGCCTCGGTGAAGGCGAGGGCGAGCATCGCCTGGTCGTAGAGCATCTTCTCGAAGTGGGGGACGAGCCATTTGCGGTCGGTCGCATACCGGTGGACGCCGAAGCCGATCTGGTCGAAGATCCCGCCGCCCCGCACCTCCCTGAGCGTCTGTTCGGCCATCGCAAGGGCCCCGGGATCGCCGGTCCAGTGCCAGTACCGGATCAGGAAGATGATCATATGGGGGGAGGGGAACTTCGGCGACCGGTCAAAGCCGCCATACGAGGGATCGTAGCGCCGTTTCATCTCGGCATACGCCTCCCGGAGAAGACCGGATTCGGCCTTCCCCCGCAGGGAGGCCCCGGCCCCGAGGTCGTCGACGATCTCCTGTGCCGACCCGACGAGGTCGTCGCGCCTGGTCTCCCAGAGATTGCGGATCTTTTTGAGGACGTCGATCAGCCCGGTCACCCCGAGCCTCGTCTCTTTCGGGAGATAGGTGGCGGCGAAAAACGGAAGCCGTTCCGGGGTCATGACGATCGTCAGCGGCCACCCGCCGCGGCCGGTGAGGGCGAGGCAGACCTGCATGTAGACGGCGTCGATGTCCGGCCGCTCCTCACGGTCGACCTTGACGGCGACGAAACCCTCGTTGAGGACCTCCGCCACCCCTTCGTCCTCGAAGGACTCTTCGGCCATCACATGGCACCAGTGGCAGGTGGAATAGCCGATCGAAAGAAAAACGGGTTTATCTTCATCCCGCGCCTTTTTGAAGGCCTCCTCACCCCAGGGATACCAGTCCACCGGGTTCTGGGCGTGCTGCTTGAGGTACGGACTTTTCTCCCCGACGAGACGGTTGGCTCGCCCCTCTGATCCCCCCATCATCACAAACGATCAGCACGCCGGCGGCGGATATAACTCTTTGGCAGAGGGCGAGAGAGGCCGGAGGCCTCACCGCCCGTAGAGCACGTAGGTCTCCCCGTACTGGACCACGTGCCCTTCCATCGCCTGGAGAAGCGCTTTTTTATCGGCACCGGCCTGGAGATCGAGAACGGCATCGAGGCCGAAGACCTTGAACTCATAGCGGTGATCGCGCCCCTTCGGCGGGCACGGGCCGCTGTAGCCGATCCGGCCAAACGAGTTCGTCCCCTGCCGCGCCGCGAAGGGAAAAGAAACCTCGGGCTCCTTTGCAATCGCTTCCGGGATGATCCGGACCGGTTCGATGTTCCAGATCAACCAGTGCGTGAAGTCGCCCCCGCCGGGCGCATCGGGATCGTTGACGATGACCGCAAGGCTTTTTGTCACCGAGGCGTCGACGCCGCCGAGCGTGATCGCAGGCGAGATGTCGGCGCCGTCGCAGGTGTAGTTGTACGGCAGTTTCAGGACCGCAATTTCAACGGATATTTTTCCGACCATAATGGTGAGTCCCCCACCCCCCTGTGGAGAGCCCCGGAGATATACCTTGCGGAGTGCGGTGCCGGGCGACACTTCCGCCACGCATGGAAAGGTTATATCCTGTCCTCCAGAAGATCCAGTGAACAACCGATTGCGTGGAGACCAGATCCCCGCCGCGCCTGACGCACGCAGGTGTCCATGCACACAGGAGACCCTATGACGAACATTACCGAACTCCTCCAGAAATACTGGGGATACACCTCATTTTTGCCCTATCAAAAAGAAATTATCACGTCGGTCCTGGACGGCCGCGACACCCTGGCCGTCATGGCAACGGGCGGGGGAAAGTCGCTCTGCTACCAGCTCCCGGCCCTTGTTCTCGGCGGTCTTACGATTGTCATATCCCCGCTCATCGCCCTCATGAAAAATCAGGTCGACGACCTGAACGAACGGGGGATCAGGGCGGTGGCCTACAATAGCACCCTGGACTATCATGAACGGACAGAGGTCGAACGCGGTCTCCAGAACAATACGGTACGAATGCTCTTCATCTCCCCGGAAAAATGCATGCAGCCCAGTTTTCTCGGTTTTATCAACCGGTTCCCGGTCAGGCTCATCGCCATCGACGAGGCGCACTGCATCTCAGAATGGGGCCATAATTTCAGGCCGGAATACCGGCAGCTCTCCGCGCTGAAGGATTATTTTCCTTCGGTACCCATTGTCGCCCTGACCGCCACCGCCATCCCCGCGGTCAGGGAAGACATCTGCACGCAGCTGCAGCTGTCAGACGTCCGCGAGTATATCGGGAGTTTCAACAGGCCAAACCTCTCCTACCGGGTCGTCCCCAAGAACAAACCCGTAGAGTTTATTCTCGACTACATCGAACAGCACCCAGACGACTCAGGGATCATCTATTGTCTCAGCCGAAAAGCGACAGAAGACCTGGCGGAAACCCTGGTGCAGCACGGACACATGGCCTCTGCCTACCATGCCGGCCTCCTCCCCGAGGTCAGGAAAAAGGTGCAGGAGGCCTTCATCAAGGACGACATTTCCATCATCTGCGCCACTGTCGCCTTCGGCATGGGCATCGACAAGCCCGATGTCAGGTACGTCATTCACCATGACCTGCCAAAATCGGTGGAGGCCTATTACCAGGAGTCGGGACGGGCGGGACGGGACGGTCAGCCCGGCGAATGCATCCTCCTCTATAGCAGAGGAGACCTGGCGAAAGTCCGGTACCTGCTCGAACACGACGACCAGGACGAAGAGCAGAGCGGGATCGCCTTCAAAAAAATGCAGGAGGTGGTGGACTACTGCGAGACGAACTCATGCAGGCGGAAGTATCTGCTCGCATACTTCGGGGAGGAGTATCCTGGAGAGACCTGCGGGGCGTGCGACAACTGCACCCATCCTCAGGAATTGTTTGACGGGACCGGGGTCGCACAGAACATCGTCAGGTGCGTACGCCAGCTGCCGACAAAGTACGGGGCGGGCATGATCACCGACATCCTGCTGGGCTCGAAAAAAGCGGAGATCGGCAGGTTGCGTTTCGACGCCCTCCCGGCGTACGCCACCGGAAAAGGCTACGACCGAAACACCTACCTGACCTGGATCGGCGATCTGGTCAGGCAGGGGTACCTCGCACGGACCGGGGACAAATACCCGGTCATTGCCCTGACCGCGAAGAGCGAGGAGATACTGAGGGGAGGCGTGCCGGTGATGCTCCCCCTCCCGCGGAAAACAAGGCAGAGACGGTCTGAGGTTCCCGGTCAGGATGCGATGACCCCGGAAGAGGGAGCGTTGTTCCTCGCATTGAAAAAGGTGAGAAAGGACCTTGCGGACGGGGAGAATGTTCCGCCGTATGTCATTTTTTCCGATCGAACGCTCATGCAGATGGCCCATGCCCGCCCGTGCGACACCGAGAGTTTTCTGACGATCGGCGGTGTGGGGGAGTATAAATCGAAGAAGTTCGGCCCGGCGTTCATTGCAGAGATCAAACGCTTCGTGCAGGAGGATCGCGGGATGACGCCGTCTGGAGAAGCCCAGAATGAATGCGAGGGGCATCTTCTGGAGGGGATCTTTCTGATCGACAGGGAGATCAAACGCCTGAACGAGGAGATCGACGAACTGAAAAAGGAGAAGAGTGCCCTCCTTGACCAGGCGATGCAATCCGGGATCGAGGAGGAGGGGAGGTATGCGCTCAGGTGTTCCCTGTCAAAGGTCAGGGAGTTGAACCTTGAAGCGTTCAAAGACCGTTATCCCGAGATATTCATGGAGGTCGGGCTTGTCAGGCTGAAGGACGTCGATGAGATCCTCGGCAAGGATGTTGTTACGGAACTCTGTACGATAACAGAGTCGAAGACGTTCAGGGTCACGGAGAGCGATCGGTAATCTGGCAATCGCCAGATGTCAGAAAGTCACCTCTCTTCTGGCGTTGCAGCCGTCGAGGACCGGCGGTGTGCTCCCCACGACGTGCGGGCAAAATGGGCGTATATTATTATCATTCATATCCAAACACCGTGAGAGAAGGTACACCCGTGGCAGCATTAGACGATTTTCTCGAACCCCTGCACAACGGTGTCTGGGAAGTGGAGGTGCTAAAGGCGTCGGTCACCGAACCCCTCGATCCCGGGTGGAAACGGTCGGGGATCAACGTCCCGACGCCCGGGACGATCGCCAGTTACCGGAAGGGGCGCTACCACGTGCACGAGACCGCCACCGAATGGAAGGTCCACCTGGACCGCTACGACCCCGCGGTCCACCCGGTGATGCACCTGGTGGACGACGCCCCCCTCATCTTCATGATCGCCGCCACCTTCGTGGCGCTCGTCGACGACGTCTGGAGAACGAATCCGGAAAACACCCGGGCGGTCCTGAAGGAGCAGACGGCCGCCTGGCAGATGCTCGTGCTCTTCGGCCTGGCCGGGATGACGACCGGGGCGTTTGTCGTGCTCAACCCGCTTCTCTCGTTTTCGTCGATCGTCCATCTCCTGATGCCCCTGGCATTCATCGCCCTGGGCATCCTGATCGTCGGGGAGGGCATACAGATCAGGCCCTTCCAGATGGTTTCGGCCAGACGGATCCTTTCCGGCATCATGGTGATCTTCATCGGCGTCATCTCCTACGACCTCGCGGTGGAGGACTGGGGCGCGATCATCTTCGTCCTGATCGGGATATGGGCCCTCGGGAGTGCGGCAATGACGTTCAGGCGCCTCTCCCGCGGCCGCAAGGCCGTTCCCGAGGGGTTTTACACCTGGTGCGCTATCGGCTGTCTCTCCCTTTTGCTTGCCCTCCTGATCGTCATGACGCCGGTGGCCCTGGTCGCCCTCATGACGATGGTCCTGGGGGCGATCGCCCTCCTGGCAGGGCTCACGCTGGTGGCGAACGGGCTTCGCCTGCGGGGCCGGATGAAGCGCCGGTAATGGGGTGCGCCTCGCGCCTCGTGAAAAAGAGGGAGGCGTACCGCTCCGCGATGCGGGGATGGAGAGAGGGTTTCTCTGCGTCAAGCCATTCATAGAACCCCGCCATCGTGTGTGCGGGCGTCCGACTGCTCTCGAAGGCAAGGTCACCCCCTGCGTCCAGGACTATCTTCAGGTACTCGTCTTTCCCCCGCACCTTGAAGTAGATGACAGGGGTGTAGGCCGGGATATCGAACGCGATCACCACCCTGCAAAAGCACCCGACCACGTCGTC
Above is a window of Methanofollis tationis DNA encoding:
- a CDS encoding YbhB/YbcL family Raf kinase inhibitor-like protein, whose protein sequence is MVGKISVEIAVLKLPYNYTCDGADISPAITLGGVDASVTKSLAVIVNDPDAPGGGDFTHWLIWNIEPVRIIPEAIAKEPEVSFPFAARQGTNSFGRIGYSGPCPPKGRDHRYEFKVFGLDAVLDLQAGADKKALLQAMEGHVVQYGETYVLYGR
- a CDS encoding fasciclin domain-containing protein, which produces MKKIVTIVMAALVVAAILICGCTGETTTPPTTVATTEPTAEPTTEQTTAPPAEKDIVETATEAGAFTTLLTALDAAKLTETMKGDGPFTVFAPTDAAFEALPAGALDGLLANTTELSRVLTYHVVAGKYLSTEIVGMSSLTSLEGSDLAITTDGGVKVGGANVTTADIECSNGVIHVIDAVMLPS
- a CDS encoding thioredoxin domain-containing protein — translated: MMGGSEGRANRLVGEKSPYLKQHAQNPVDWYPWGEEAFKKARDEDKPVFLSIGYSTCHWCHVMAEESFEDEGVAEVLNEGFVAVKVDREERPDIDAVYMQVCLALTGRGGWPLTIVMTPERLPFFAATYLPKETRLGVTGLIDVLKKIRNLWETRRDDLVGSAQEIVDDLGAGASLRGKAESGLLREAYAEMKRRYDPSYGGFDRSPKFPSPHMIIFLIRYWHWTGDPGALAMAEQTLREVRGGGIFDQIGFGVHRYATDRKWLVPHFEKMLYDQAMLALAFTEAHMATGDAFYLSAADEIFTYVQRDLASPEGVFYTAEDADSEGVEGKFYLWTAEEVRSAASGDDAALFIEAYGIGEGSGDIPHRAVSPQALSRATGIPEDEIRRRLEAVREKLLSTRSRRVRPHRDEKVLLDWNALMVAALARAGRFSGRTGYVAAAQGAADVLLGLLRGPDGRLLHRYMDGEAAVPGMLADYAYLIWALAEVYEASFDPEILREACRLADAMIERFGDPSGGGFYTVPADGEPLILRQKEIYDGALPSGNSMALCALVTLFCLTGLSRYRDAAASGFDAFAGDAERNPSAHAWYMAALLAASTRSDELVIAGEGDDPATRKMLALVASSYRPTLTVLLKDRRSADILAEVAPHTALMSAQGGKATAYLCREKACEQPVTSPEDLEKILSEGKLFRK
- the recQ gene encoding DNA helicase RecQ, encoding MTNITELLQKYWGYTSFLPYQKEIITSVLDGRDTLAVMATGGGKSLCYQLPALVLGGLTIVISPLIALMKNQVDDLNERGIRAVAYNSTLDYHERTEVERGLQNNTVRMLFISPEKCMQPSFLGFINRFPVRLIAIDEAHCISEWGHNFRPEYRQLSALKDYFPSVPIVALTATAIPAVREDICTQLQLSDVREYIGSFNRPNLSYRVVPKNKPVEFILDYIEQHPDDSGIIYCLSRKATEDLAETLVQHGHMASAYHAGLLPEVRKKVQEAFIKDDISIICATVAFGMGIDKPDVRYVIHHDLPKSVEAYYQESGRAGRDGQPGECILLYSRGDLAKVRYLLEHDDQDEEQSGIAFKKMQEVVDYCETNSCRRKYLLAYFGEEYPGETCGACDNCTHPQELFDGTGVAQNIVRCVRQLPTKYGAGMITDILLGSKKAEIGRLRFDALPAYATGKGYDRNTYLTWIGDLVRQGYLARTGDKYPVIALTAKSEEILRGGVPVMLPLPRKTRQRRSEVPGQDAMTPEEGALFLALKKVRKDLADGENVPPYVIFSDRTLMQMAHARPCDTESFLTIGGVGEYKSKKFGPAFIAEIKRFVQEDRGMTPSGEAQNECEGHLLEGIFLIDREIKRLNEEIDELKKEKSALLDQAMQSGIEEEGRYALRCSLSKVRELNLEAFKDRYPEIFMEVGLVRLKDVDEILGKDVVTELCTITESKTFRVTESDR